TGTCGCTGAACGAGGGCGCGATCACCGTCCCCGGCTTCACCGTCGACAACTGGTACGTGCAGACCTACGTCCAGTCGGGGCTGCTCGACCCGGACAAGAAGCTCGAGGACTACTCCCCCGCCGAGTGGGACGACCTCCTGCACCGGACCTCGCACAAGGTCAAGCTCGGCAGCACCAACGTCACCTACGAGGGCCTGGTCGCGAAGGTCCAGCGGTTGTACCTGTCCAAGGACCGCGACGCGATGCAGCCGCACATCCGGTCCTTCGTCGACCGCGCGGTCGCCTTCGCCACCTGCGGCTCCTGCGGTGGATCCCGGCTCAACCCCGCGGCCCTGTCGGCGAGGATCGACGGACGGAACATCGCCGAGTGCTCCGCGATGCAGATCAGCGATCTGGCCGGGTTCATCGGCAAGATCGACAGCCCGGAAACGGGACCAGTGTTGGAGAACCTCCGGCACACCCTGGACTCGCTGGTGGAGATCGGGCTCGGCTACCTCAGCCTGGACCGCGAGTCGGGCACGCTCTCCGGTGGCGAGGCGCAGCGCGTGAAGATGGTGCGGCACCTGGGTTCCAGCCTCTCCGACGTCACCTACGTCTTCGACGAACCCACGGTCGGCCTGCACCCGCACGACGTCCAGCGGATGAACAACCTGCTGCTGTTGTTGCGGGACAAGGGGAACACGGTGCTCGTCGTGGAGCACAAGCCGGAGGTCGTCGAGATCGCCGACCACGTGGTCGACCTCGGCCCCGGTGCGGGCGTCAACGGCGGCCACATCTGCTACACCGGTGACGTGGCTGGGCTGCGCGCCTCGGGCACGCTCACCGGACGGCACCTCGACCACCGCGCCCGGCTGCGCGAGCGGGTGCGCGCGCCGCGCGGGCAGCTGCCGATCACCGGCGCCTCGCTGCACAACCTGAAGAACGTCAGCGTCGACATCCCGCTCGGCGTGCTGACCGTGGTGACCGGTGTGGCGGGCTCGGGCAAGAGTTCGCTGATCCACGGCTCGCTGTCCGGCCGCGAGGACGTGGTGGTGGTCGACCAGTCGGCGATCCGCGGGTCGCGGCGCAGCAACCCGGCCACCTACACCGGCCTGCTCGACCCGATCCGGACCGCTTTCGCCAGGGCCAACGGGGTGAAAGCGGCCCTGTTCAGCGCCAACTCCGAGGGCGCGTGCCCGAACTGCAAGGGCATCGGCCTGGTCTACACCGACCTCGCGATGATGGCCGGGGTCGCGACGGTGTGCGAGAAGTGCGAGGGCAGGCGGTTCACCCCCGAGGTGCTCGAGCACAAGCTGCACGGCAAGGACATCAGCGAGGTGCTGGCCATGCGGGTCGCCGAGGCCAGGGAGTTCTTCACCGCCAAGGCGCCGAGGGCGATCCTGGACCGGCTCGTCGACGTCGGCCTGGGCTACCTCGGCCTCGGGCAGCCGCTGACCACGCTCTCCGGCGGTGAGCGGCAGCGGCTGAAGCTGGCGATCCGGATGGCGGAGAAGGCGACCACCTACGTGCTCGACGAACCCACCACCGGGCTGCACCTGGCCGATGTGGACCAGCTGCTCGGCCTGCTGGACCAGCTCGTCGACGACGGCAACACGGTCGTGGTGATCGAGCACCACCAGGCGGTGATGGCGCACGCCGACTGGATCATCGACCTCGGACCGGGGGCGGGCCAGGACGGCGGGCAGGTCGTGTTCACCGGCACCCCGGCCGACCTGGTCGCCGACGGGAGCACGCTCACCGCGACGCACCTGCGCCGCTACACGGGCGGGTCAGGTTCCTGATAGGCGGCTTGAAATGGTCCCGTAAAGCCGTTATCCAGGCGGGGTGACCCTGGAACTGGGGATACTCGGCGATCTCCACGTGCGCGTCGGAGGGGAGCCGGTGGAGACCGGCTCCCCCCGGCAGCGCTGCGTGCTGGCCGCCCTGCTGGTGGACGCCAACCGGCTCATCCCCCTGGACCAGCTGGTCACGCGCGTGTGGGGGGCCGACCCGCCGCCGGGGGTGCGCTCGACGCTGCACACCTACGTCTCGCGCCTGCGCGGGGTGCTCGCGCCCAGCGGCGAGGCCACCCTGACCCGGCAGCCCGGCGGCTACACGCTGAGCACCGACCTCGCCAACATCGACCTGCACGCGTTCCGCGCCCGCGCGGAGAAGGCCCGCAGGAAGGCCGATCCGGCGGGCCGGGCCGCCCTGCTCCGCCACGCGCTGGAGCTGTGGCGGGGCGACGCGCTCGCCGGGTCCGGCACCGAGTGGGCCGAGGCGGTGCGGGTGACGCTGCACAAGGAGCGGCTGGCCGCGCAGGTCGAGCGCGTCGACGCGCTGCTGGAGTGCGGGCGGCACGCGGAGCTGATCGCCGAGCTGACCGAGCTGACCGTGGAGCACCCGCTCGACGAACGCCTCTGCGCGCAGCTGATGCTCGCGCTCTACCGCAACGACCGCCGCGCGGACGCGCTGCAGGAGTACGAGCGGATCCGCCGCGCCCTCGTCGAGCAGCTGGGCACCGATCCCGGTTCGCGGCTGCGCGAGCTGCACGCGCGGGTCCTCGCCTCCGCGCCGGAGCTCACCGCCCACGTCCCGGGCGCGGCACCGAGGGCGACGGTCCCGCACCAGCTGCCGTCCGCGCCCGGCATGTTCACCGGGCGCCGCGCCGAACTGACCACATTGAACAGAAGCGCGCTCACGGTGATCAGCGGGGCGGGCGGGACCGGCAAGACCTCCCTGGCGCTGCACTGGGCGCACCTCGGCCCGAACCGGTTTCCGGACGGCCAGCTCTACGTGGACCTGCGGGGCTACGACCCCGACCACGAACCGGTTCAGCCCGAGGTCGCGCTGCGCGGGTTCCTCGACGCGCTCGGCGTCCCGCCCGACACGCTGCCGGAGGAGTTCCGCGAACGCGTCGCGCTCTACCGGGACCTGCTGGCCGAGCGGAACGCGTTGGTGGTGCTGGACAACGCGCACGACGCCGCGCAGATCGACCAGCTGCTGCCCGGCGAAGGCGAGTGCACCGTGGTAGTGACCAGCCGCGATCGGATGAGCGGGCTGTCCGGCGCGCGCCTGCTCACCCTCACCGCCCTCGACCCCGAGGACTCCAGGGCGCTGCTGGCGTCCCGGCTGGGCGAGGACCGGCTGGCGGAGGAGCCCGGCGCGGCCGACGAGCTGGTCGCGCTCTGCGCCGGACTGCCGCTGGCCCTGGGGGTGGTCGCCGCGCGGGTGGCCACCTCGCCCTGGCTCAGCCTCGCGGAGCTGGCCAGGAGCCTGCGCAGCGACCGGTCCCGGTTGGACGGGCTGCGGATCGGCGACAGCCGGGTGGACCTGCGCGCGGTGTTCTCGTGGTCCCTGCACGGGCTGTCCGCCGCGGCCACGGAGCTGTTCGGGCTGCTCGGCCTCGTCCCGGGCGCGGAGATCGGCAGGAGCGCCGTCGCCGCGCTCGTCGGCTCGGACGACACCGCGGCGCTGGACGAGCTGGAGAACGCCAACCTGGTCACCAGGTCCACTTCGGACAGATACCGCATGCACGACCTTATTCGCTTGTACGCCAAGGAAATCGCTCACGGATCGGGCACCGAGGCGCTGCGCCGCTGGGTCGACTTCCACACCCACTCCGCCTACGCGGTCGAGCGGGCGCTGTTCCCGCGCCGGGCCGTGATCCCGATGGAGCC
The window above is part of the Allokutzneria albata genome. Proteins encoded here:
- a CDS encoding ATP-binding cassette domain-containing protein; translation: MRTAADSHDVIQVRGARENNLADVSLDIPKRRLTVFTGVSGSGKSSLVFGTIAAESRRLINETYTAFVQSFMPSTGRPDVDALHNLSAAIVVDQERMGANSRSTVGTATDASTLLRIAFSRLGTPHVGGAHAFSFNNPEGMCPECEGIGRVSTIDVDQLVDRGLSLNEGAITVPGFTVDNWYVQTYVQSGLLDPDKKLEDYSPAEWDDLLHRTSHKVKLGSTNVTYEGLVAKVQRLYLSKDRDAMQPHIRSFVDRAVAFATCGSCGGSRLNPAALSARIDGRNIAECSAMQISDLAGFIGKIDSPETGPVLENLRHTLDSLVEIGLGYLSLDRESGTLSGGEAQRVKMVRHLGSSLSDVTYVFDEPTVGLHPHDVQRMNNLLLLLRDKGNTVLVVEHKPEVVEIADHVVDLGPGAGVNGGHICYTGDVAGLRASGTLTGRHLDHRARLRERVRAPRGQLPITGASLHNLKNVSVDIPLGVLTVVTGVAGSGKSSLIHGSLSGREDVVVVDQSAIRGSRRSNPATYTGLLDPIRTAFARANGVKAALFSANSEGACPNCKGIGLVYTDLAMMAGVATVCEKCEGRRFTPEVLEHKLHGKDISEVLAMRVAEAREFFTAKAPRAILDRLVDVGLGYLGLGQPLTTLSGGERQRLKLAIRMAEKATTYVLDEPTTGLHLADVDQLLGLLDQLVDDGNTVVVIEHHQAVMAHADWIIDLGPGAGQDGGQVVFTGTPADLVADGSTLTATHLRRYTGGSGS
- a CDS encoding AfsR/SARP family transcriptional regulator, with translation MTLELGILGDLHVRVGGEPVETGSPRQRCVLAALLVDANRLIPLDQLVTRVWGADPPPGVRSTLHTYVSRLRGVLAPSGEATLTRQPGGYTLSTDLANIDLHAFRARAEKARRKADPAGRAALLRHALELWRGDALAGSGTEWAEAVRVTLHKERLAAQVERVDALLECGRHAELIAELTELTVEHPLDERLCAQLMLALYRNDRRADALQEYERIRRALVEQLGTDPGSRLRELHARVLASAPELTAHVPGAAPRATVPHQLPSAPGMFTGRRAELTTLNRSALTVISGAGGTGKTSLALHWAHLGPNRFPDGQLYVDLRGYDPDHEPVQPEVALRGFLDALGVPPDTLPEEFRERVALYRDLLAERNALVVLDNAHDAAQIDQLLPGEGECTVVVTSRDRMSGLSGARLLTLTALDPEDSRALLASRLGEDRLAEEPGAADELVALCAGLPLALGVVAARVATSPWLSLAELARSLRSDRSRLDGLRIGDSRVDLRAVFSWSLHGLSAAATELFGLLGLVPGAEIGRSAVAALVGSDDTAALDELENANLVTRSTSDRYRMHDLIRLYAKEIAHGSGTEALRRWVDFHTHSAYAVERALFPRRAVIPMEPPVPGCVPVTFDDISSALEWLDTEHHNVTAAQALAAEFGWHDRVWQIARALDTYFWRCGLQSHRVALWSAGLRSAEAVGDLDARVLCLRTLSDAYARVDEHDTALRLVEQALELAEDPEVVAHIHYSQVSACDQRGDHERGLTHAEATLRIYRELGKPALHAQGHIAVGWCLIKIGGRHEEARWHCEEALALYRAQRDRSGEAGALEGLGMLAYDCGQYAEALTYFQQARNLSVRLGNRYVEADVLEHLGETYSALGRHRDAKDAWERAVEFFTAQNRHRDAERVLSLLRQPVPL